The Rhodococcus antarcticus DNA segment ACGCCCGCACCACCGTCCCCGTCGCGAAGCTCCTGCCCGACGCCGCCTACACCCGCGGCAACGGCGCCAACGTCGTCAACGTGCTGCTGGTGGACATCCGCGCGTGGGACACCCTGGGTGAGATCTCGGTGCTCCTGGTCGCCGCCACCGGGGTGGCCAGCCTCGTGTTCCGCCACCGCCGCACCGGCACCGCACCCCGGGTGTCCGACGCGGTGCGCCACGCCCGGCCCGACTCCCCCGACGACCCGGCGTCCGACGTCGCCCCGGACGCCGGCACGACCTGGCTCGCGGGCGGGCGGTTCGTCGACGCCAGGCACCGCTCCCTGGTGCTCGAGGTCTCCGCCCGGCTGGTCTTCCCGACGGTCATGGTGCTGTCGATCTACTTCCTGTTCTCCGGCCACAACGCCCCGGGCGGCGGATTCGCCGGCGGACTCGTGGCCGGGCTCGCCCTGGTGGTGCGCTACCTGGCGGGCGGTCGCTACGAGCTGGGCGAGACGCTGCCGGTGGACGCCGGGCTCATCCTCGGTCTCGGGCTGCTGCTCGCCGGGGGCACGGCCGTGGCGTCGCTGTTCCTCGGAGCCCCGGTGCTGTCCTCGGCCGTGCTGGAGGTGACCCTGCCCCTGCTGGGCGACGTCAAGCTGGTGACCGCGCTGTTCTTCGACACCGGGGTGTACCTGGTCGTGGTCGGCCTCGTCCTGGACGTGCTGCGCAGCCTCGGCGCCGGGCTCGACCGCGAGGCCCTCGACGAGGGGGGCGACGACCGGCTCGCCGACTCCTCGCCCGCCGTGCGGGGCGGCGGGGTGTGACCGCGAACCTGGGCCTTCTCGTCGTCATCGGGGTGCTCTACTCCTGCGGGGTGTACCTGCTCCTCGAGCGCAGCGTCACCCGTGTGCTGCTCGGCGTGCTGCTGCTGGGCAACGCCACCAACCTGCTCCTGCTCACCGCGGGCGGGCCGGCCGGTGACCCGGCCCTGGTCGGTCGCTTCGCCGAGGAGGGCATGGCCGACCCCCTGGCCCAGGGGATGGTCCTGACGGCCATCGTCATCACCATGGGCCTGGCTGCGTTCGTCCTGGCCCTGACCTACCGCGCGTTCACCCTCACCCGCGCGGACGCCATCGAGGACGACCCCGAGGACGTGACCGTGGCCCACCGGAGGCGGGCCGACGCACCGGACCGCGACCGCTCCGAGAGCGCCCGACGGGGCGGGGACACCGCAGCCGGCGACCGGTTCGGGGCCGCGATCACCAAGGACGTCCTCATCGACACCGAGCTCCCCCCGCTCGAGGGCGACACCGAGCTCGCCCCGCTCGAGGGCGACACCGAGCTCGCCCCGCTCGAGGGCGACACCGAGCTCGCCCCGCTCGAGGGCGACGAGGACGACCCCGGGTCGAGGGGCGGGGCGCACCCGTGACCGCGCTCGACACCGCCACCCTGGCCCCGCTGCCGGTGCTGCTGCCCCTGCTCGGCGCGGCGGCCTGCCTGGTGGTCGGGCGCCGGCCCCAGGTGCAGCGGGCCATCAGCGTCACGGTGCTGACCACCGTGCTGGCCGTCGTGGTGACGCTGCTGCTGCTGGCCGACCGCGACGGCACCACCGCCGTCCAGGTGGGCGGCTGGGTCGCGCCGGTGGGCATCACCCTGGTGGTCGACCGGCTCTCGGCGCTGATGCTCGTGGTGGCGTCCACCGTGCTGCTGGCCGTGCTCGTGTTCGCCATCGGCCAGGGCGTGCGCGACGGCGACGAGCGACAACCCGTCTCGATCTTCCAACCCACCTACCTGGTGCTCGCCGCGGGTGTGGCCAACGCGTTCCTGGCCGGCGACCTGTTCAACCTCTACGTCGGCTTCGAGGTGCTGCTGGCCGCCAGCTACGTGCTGCTCACCGTGGGCGGCGGCGCGGACCGCATCCGGGCCGGGGTGTCCTACGTGGTGGTGAACCTCACGTCGTCGGTGGTGTTCCTCGTGGGCATCGCGCTGGTCTACGCCGCCACGGGGACGCTGAACATGGCCCAGCTCTCGGTCCGGCTGGCCGGGGTCCCCGAGGGCACCCGGAACGCGATGTTCTGCGTGCTGCTGGTGGCCTTCGCGCTCAAGGCCGCGGTGTTCCCGCTCTCGGCGTGGCTGCCCGACTCCTACCCCACCGCGCCCGCCCCGGTCACCGCGGTCTTCGCCGGGCTGCTGACCAAGGTCGGCGTCTACGCCATCATCCGCACCCAGACGCTGCTGTTCCCCGGCGGTGCGCTGAACGGGGTCCTCATGGTGGCCGCGCTGCTGACCATGCTGGTGGGGATCCTCGGCGCCATCGCGCAGAACGACGTCAAGCGGCTGCTGTCGTTCACCCTGGTCAGCCACATCGGGTACATGGTCTTCGGCATCGCCCTCGGCACCCGGGCGGGGCTCTCGGGCGCCATCTACTACGTGGCCCACCACATCGTCGTGCAGACGGCCCTGTTCCTCGTGGTCGGCATCATCGAGCGCCAGGGCGGGACGGCCTCGCTGCGACGGCTCGGCGGGCTGGCCGCCACCAGTCCCGTGCTGGGCGGGCTGTACCTGGTGGCCGCACTCAACCTCGGGGGCATCCCGCCGTTCTCCGGGTTCCTCGGCAAGGTGGCACTGCTGCAGGCCGGCGTCGCCGACGGCAGCGTCCTCGCCTGGGCGCTGGTGGTCGGCAGCGTCGTGACGAGCCTGCTCACGCTCTACGTCGTGGCCCGCGTGTGGACCAAGGCGTTCTGGCGCTCCCGGGAGGACGCCCCGGAGGGCCACCTGGCCGACAGCGGCGAGATCGAGCCCGGCGAGGGCAGCAGCGGCGACGTGGCCCTGGCCCAGCGCAGCCGGGTCGGCCGGATCCCGCTGGGCATGCTCGCACCCACCGTGGCCATGATCGGGGTGAGCCTGCTGCTGACGGTCCTGGCCGGACCGATCATCGGCATCACCGACCGTGCGGCCGACGACCTCCGCGACCCGTCGGTGTACGTGCAGACCGTGCTCGGGCCCGACGGCGCCCGGTGACCCGCTCACGGGTGACCGGCCTCGCCGTGGTGGTGTGGCTGACGGCGGTGTGGGTGCTGCTGTGGGGGACCGCGTCCGTCGCCAACGTCCTGGGCGGGGTGGTGGTGGCCGTGCTGATCCGGCTGCTGCTGCCGCTGCCGGTGGTGCCCACCGAGGGACGCATCCGGCCGCTGCCCGTCCTGCGGCTGGCCGTCCGGGTGGCCGTGGACCTCGTGGTGTCCAGCGCCGACGTCGCGTGGCTCTCGGTCCGGCCGGGCGGACCCCCTCGCACCTCGATCACCTCGGTGCAGCTCAGCACCCGCTCCGACCTGGTGCTGAGCCTGGTGGTGAGCCTGCTCAACCTGCAGCCCGGTGCGGTGGTGCTGGAGGTCGACGCGGTGCAGCGCCGGCTCTACGTGCACGTGCTCGCCGTCGAGCACCGCGACGCACGGCCGGGCGACAGCAACCGCCGGCTGCGCCGCTCGGCGCTGCGGCTCGAGGAGCTGCTCGACCGGAGCTTCGCCGCCCCCCGTGACCCCGAGCCCCGTGACCCCGAGCCCCACGACCTGCAGGAGGCACCGTGACCGTGATCTACGGGGTGAGCGGGGTCTGCCTGCTGCTCGCCGCCACCCTCACCATGGTGCGCATGCTGCGTGGGCCGTCCTCGCTGGACCGGGTGGTGGCCGTCGACGTGCTCGTCGCGATCGCCATCGGTGGCATGGTCACCTACTCCGCGGCCACCGGGAGCTCGTCGCTGGTACCGGCGATCGTCGCCCTCACGCTGCTCGCCTTCGTCGGCTCGGTCAGCGTGGCTCGCTTCCGCGTGCGGGACGAGACGTGAGCTCCGCGCTGGACCTGCTCGGCGCCGCGCTGGTGCTGGTCGGGGCGCTGCTGGCGCTGGCGGCGGCGATCGGCGTCCTGCGCTTCCCCGACACGCTGTCGCGGATGCACGCCGCCACCAAGCCGCAGACCCTGGGGATGGTCCTCACGCTGCTGGGCGCGATCCTGGCGCTGCGGGGCGACGTGCACGTCTGGATGCTGCTGCTGGCCATCGTCTTCCAGCTCGTCACCGCCCCGGTGGTGGCCCAGCGGGTGGGGCAGGTGGCCTACCAGGAGGGCTGCCTGCGCGAGGACCTGCTCGACGGTGACGAGCTGGCGGCCGCCGAGCTCTCCGACGACCGCTGACACCGGTCACTCCCGGCGCGGGGACGCAGCAGCGGTCAGCCCACGGTGTAGCGGGCGTCGGCCCCGACGAGGCCTCCGTCGCCACCGGTGACGTAGGGGTCCGTGGACGCGTCGAACGCCGCGTCCCCGACGTCGCGGTGCAGCTGGGCGGTGATCCCCTGCGTGGCCGTGAGCGGCGGGTCCAGCGTCACCACCACGTCCCGGCTCTCCCCCGCCGGCACCGCGGCGCTGCCCACCACCGCACCGGACGGGTCCACCACCGCGATCCAGCCTGCCTCCGCCGCCCCGACCCCGGCGACGGTGACCGTGGTGCCGTCACCGGTCTGGTCGACGAGCTGAACGGCGTCGGCGTCGGTGCCCGACACGGTGGGGCCGCTGGGGCCGATGGAGGCGGCCGAGCCCGCCGGTGCGGTCGACGCCGGCCCGGGGTCGCTGGAGCAGGCCGACGCCAGGAGCACGCACGCGGCCGCAGGGACGAGGACCAGTGCGTGGCGGAGGGTCATCCGCACATCGTCGCGCACCCGGAGGAACGGGATGAACCCGCCTCCCACGTGTCAGGCGGGTCCCACCGGGTGGCCTACTGTCGGGTGACTGCAGTCACAAAGCCCCGGAGGGTGACGATGAGCACGGACGCCAACACCGAGAAGGCCGCCCCGAAGCCTCGGCGGGCGAGCCCGCGGAAGGCCGCGGCCACCACGTCCCGCGCCCGGAAGGGGTCGCCGCGCGCGGTCACCGGGTCCGCCACCCGCTCCACCGCGGCACGCTCCGCCAGCTCCCGTCCCACCCCGGCGGCCCCGCCCGACAGGGCGATGGGGGCCGACAGCGTGGACGTCGCCGCACCGCTGGACTCACTCCTGGTGGACGCGGTCTTCGGGCCGCTGCGGCGGTTCAACCCGGGCATGTCGGGCCTGCGGATGGCCGCGCGCCTGGCCACCCGTCCGCAGAAGCTGGGCCGCCGGGTGGCCGGCACCGCCGGTGAGCTGGCCAAGGTGGCGGTGGGCTTCTCCTCCGTCGAGCCGTCCGCGAAGGACCGCCGCTTCGCCGAGCAGGCCTGGACGGACAACGCGTGGCTTCGCCGGGTGCTGCAGACCTACCTCGTCACCGGTCAGGCCACCAAGGACCTCGTCGGCGACGCCGGGCTTCGCTGGAAGGACCGCGAGCGGATGACCTTCGTCGCGGAGAACCTCGTCGAGGCGCTGAGCCCGAGCAACAACCCGTTCCTCAACCCCGCCGCGCTCAAGGCGGCGCTGGACACCGGCGGCACCAGCTACGCGCGCGGTCTCCGCAACTTCGCCACCGACATGGCCGTGAAGCCCCGCGTGCCGGCCATGGTCGACACCTCGGCGTTCAACGTCGGTCAGGACCTGGCCATCACCCCCGGGGCCGTGGTCCTGCGGACCGAGGTCTTCGAGCTGCTGCAGTACACCCCGACCACGGAGACCGTCCGCACCGCGCCGATGTTGCTGGTGCCGCCGACGATCAACAAGTACTACGTGGCCGACCTGGCCCCGGGCCGCAGCATGGTGGAGCACTTCGTCGCCTCGGGCCAGCAGGTGTTCCTGGTCAGCTGGCGCAACCCCAGCCGCAAGCACGCCGCCTGGGGCCTGGACACCTACGTGCAGGCCGTGCTCGACGCCATGGACGCCGTGGAGCAGATCGCCGAGACCGACCAGCAGGTGCTGTTCTCGCTGTGCGCGGGCGGCATCATCTCCTCGCTGACCCTGGGCCACCTGGTCAACACCGGCCAGGAGGACCGCCTCTCCGGCTTCTCCCTGGGCGTCACGCTGCTGGACCAGTCCCGCGCCGGGCTGATGTCCTCGGTGACCAGCCCGGAGCTGGTGCGCGCCGCGGCCGCCAAGTCCCGCGCCGACGGCTACCTCGACGGACGCAGCCTCGCCGCGGTGTTCGCCTGGCTGCGCCCAGGTGACCTGGTGTGGAACTACTGGGTCAACAACTACCTGCTGGGCAAGCAGCCCCCGGCCTTCGACGTCCTCTACTGGAACGCCGACACCACCCGGATGGCCGCCGAGCTGCACGCCGACTTCCTGCAGCTGGGACTGCACAACTCGCTGGTCACCCCGGGTGCGGTGACCGTGCTGGGCTCGCCCGTGGACCTCTCGAAGGTCACGGTCGACTCCTACGTGGTGGCCGGGATCGCCGACCACATCTGCCCGTGGGCCAGCTGCTACCGCAGCGTGCACCTGCTGGGTGGGAGGAGCCGGTTCGTGCTCTCCACCAGCGGGCACATCGCCGCCCTGGTCAACCCGCCGACCAACAAGAAGGCCAGCTACCGCGTCAGCGACACCACCCCGACCGACCCGCAGCAGTTCCTGGCCGACAACGAGCCCGTCCAGGGCAGCTGGTGGACCGACTACGTGGCCTGGCTCGGTACCCACTCCGGGGGGTCCAAGCCCGCGCCGACGAGCCTGGGCGACGCGGCGCACCCCGTCCTGGCGGCGGCCCCGGGCACCTACGTCTTCGCCACCTGAGCCGGCGCCCAGCATGGCAACGGCCGCCCCCGTACCATCGACCGCCGTGAACACCTTCCCCGACGCCGACGTCCGGCTCGTGCACGTCGACGGCCTGGACATCAAGGTCTCCGTGCGCGGCACCGGTCAGCCGCTGCTGCTCATCATGGGGCTGGGCGGCAACATGGGCATGTGGGAGCCGCTCGAGCGGGAGCTGGTGCCCCGGGGCTTCCAGACCATCACCTTCGACGCCCCGGGCACGGGCGAGTCCACGGGCTGGTTCCTGCCCCGCCGGATGTCCGCGATCGCCCGGGTGGTGGAGCACGTGCTCGGTGCGCTGGCCCTGGGGCAGGTGGACGTGCTCGGGGTGTCCCTGGGTGGCGCCATCGCCCAGCAGCTCACCCGCCAGGCGCCGCAGCTTGTGCGCAAGCTCGTGCTCGCCGCGACCATGCCGGGCGTGGGTGGGGTGCCCGCCTCGCCGTCCGTGCTGCTGCGGATGAGCACCCCGCGCCGGTACCGCGATCCCGAGTACTTCCGGCAGGTGGCGGGCACCCTGTACGGCGGGCGCTCCCGGTCTGCCGAGGGCTCCCCCGTGCACCACACGGCGGCACGCTTCGCGGCGCCCCCGTCCTGGGCCGGCTACGCCCACCAGCTCTACTCCATCCAGGGCTGGTCGAGCCTGCCGTGGCTGCACCGCCTCCGGCAGCGCACCCTGGTCATGAACGGCGACGACGACCCGATCGTGCCGCTGGCCAACGGCCGCATCCTGGCGTGGCGGATCCCGCGGGCGCACCTGCACGTGGTGCACGGTGGCGGACACCTGTTCCTGCTCGAGGAGCCCGAGGCCTCGGCCGCGACCATCGCCCAGTTCCTGCAGGCCTGACGTGGACAGGGTGCGCACGGTCTCGGACGAGGTGCTCGTCGCCGCGACGCCGGAGGCGCTGTACGCCCTCGTGAGCGACCCCAGCCAGATGCGCCGCTGGAGCCCGGAGAACACCGGGGCCTCCACCACCGGCTCGCTGCCGGTCGGCGCGGAGTTCGACGGCACCAACCGGCGCGGCCGCCGACGGTGGGTCACCCGCGCGGTGGTCACCGCCGCCGATCCCGGGTCGCGCTTCGCCTTCCGGGTGCACCGCATCGGGCTGGGACGGCCCCTCGTGCCGGCCCGCAACGCCAGCTGGGAGTACCGCCTCACCCCCGTCGACGGCGGCACCCTGGTCACCGAGACCTGGACCGACGACCGCCCGTGGCCGGACACGCTGGTCCGCGCCTTCGACACGGTGGCCACCGGGACGACGTTCGCGGCGTTCCAGCGCGGCAACATCCGACGCACCCTGGACCGGCTCAAGGCCGACGCCGAGCAGGGCTAGTGCCCGGGTCCGTCGTCGAGCGGCTGCGCGCCGCGGGCTGCGTGTTCGCCGAGGACGAGGCCGAGCTGCTGGTGGGGGCCGGTGGCGACCTGGAGGCGCTGGTGGCCCGGCGGGTGACCGGCGAACCCCTGGAGCAGGTGCTGGGCTGGGCGGAGTTCTGCGGGCTGCGGGTGCCTGTGGAGCCGGGGGTGTTCGTGCCGCGGCGGCGCACCGGGCTCCTGGTCCGCGAGGCGGTGGCGCTGGACCCGCGCGTGGTGCTGGACCTGTGCTGCGGCACGGGCGCGGTGGGGCTGGCGGTGGTGACGGCGCTGGGTGCGTCCATCGAGCTGCACCCGTCCGTCGAGCTGCACCCGTCCGTCGAGCTGCACCCGTCCGTCGAGCTGCACTGTGCCGACGTGGACCCCGCGGCCGTGGCCTGCGCGCGCAGGGCCGTGGCCGGCGTGGGGGGCCGGGTGCACCTGGGCGACCTCGACGAGCCGCTGCCCGCCGACCTCCGCGGCCGGGTGGACGTGCTCGTGGTCAACGCCCCCTACGTGCCGACCGGTGCGGTGGCCCTCATGCCGCCGGAGGCCCGGGTGCACGAGCACCGGGTGGCCCTCGACGGCGGCGTCGACGGGCTCGACCTGCACCGCCGGGTCGCCGCCGTCGCGCCGCGCTGGGTGCGGCCGGGCGGGAGCGTGCTGGTCGAGACGAGCGAGCGGCAGGCTCTGGCGACGGCGGAGCTGCTGCGGCGCAACGGGTTCCGCACCCGCATCGTGCGTGACGACGAGCTCGACGCGACGGTGGCGGTGGGGATCCTGCGGCCACGGGAATGATCCCGCGGCCGGGGTGTTGTAGGACGTGGCTGGTCCGATCCACCCCCGGGCCCCACCTCAGCCGCCACGAGCGGCCTTCCGCCGAGAGGCGGTGACGGACCAGCCCACGAACTGCGGTCGTCCGTCGAGCACCGCCCTGCTCCGGGCGGCCGCACCCCTCTCGTCCCGGTGGGTCCGGATCCGCTGCTGTCCCTGGTGGTGGCCGCCACCCTCACCGTCGACACCGCGCTGAAGCAGGACTCCCGGTCGACGTCGGCCCCGGTGCTCGGCGACGTCCAGGCACGGCCCAGCCCGCTCACAGGCTGCCCACAGCCGCGGTGGCGAGGCTGGGGCCAGGAACCCGCCACGAGGAGGCAGCAGTGGAAAACCGCACCCGAGCACGGCACCGAGCGCGCCGGGCCACCGGCGCGTGAGCACCGCTGCCGCCGAGTGGGACGTCTGGAGCACCCGCGCCCGCCTCGTCGTCACCGACCCCGCCCAGCTCGAGCCCGCCCGGCGCCTGGTCGTCCAGCACCTGGCTGACGTCGACGCCGCGTGCAGCCGTTTCCGGGCCTGCTCCGAGCTGCGCGCCGTCGAGCAGGCGCACGGCCAGCCGGTGGTCGTGACCGCGCTGCTCGCCCGACTGGTGGCCGCCGCGCTGGAGGCCGCCGAGCGCACCGACGGCGACGTGGACCCCACCGTGGGCTCGGCGATGGACGCCCTCGGCTACGACAGGGACATCACCCACGTGGGCACCGACGACCACCCGGTGGCCGTGCTCGTGCACTCCGTCGGCTGGCGGCGCGTCCTCCTCGACGGCAGCGTGCTGACCCTGCCGCGGGGGTCGCACCTCGACCTCGGGGCGACCGCCAAGGCCGTGGCCGCCGACCGGGGCGCCGCGCTCGTGGCGGCCGAGACCGGCTGCGGTGTGCTGCTCAGCCTCGGTGGCGACATCGCCACGGCCGGACCCGCACCCGGGGGCGGCTGGCAGGTGCTGGTGCAGGACATCCCCACCGACCCCGCCTGCCAGGTGGCCGTGGCCGCCGGGGGTGCGGTGGCCACCTCCAGCACCGTGCGCCGCAGCTGGAGCCACGGAAGGCGCACCGTGCACCACATCGTGGATCCGCGGACCGGCCTGCCCGCGCCCACCCGCTGGCGCAGCGTCACCGTCGCCGCCGCCACCTGCCTCGAGGCCAACACCGTCAGCACGGCGTGCGTCGTCCGGGGTGACGCCGCGCTGCGCTGGCTGCGCGAGCTGGGGCTCCCGGCCCGCCTGGTGGACGACCGGCTCCGCGTGCACACCGTCAACGGTTGGCCGGCCGAGACCGGGCTCGCGGCCTGAGGAGCCACCGGCTGCGCCGAACGCTTCCCGGGCCCGGCCCCGGAGGGGCACGATCACCGGGTGGACGAGGCGGCGGGGACGGACGGCGGGGCGGACCGCGCGGTGGGCGACCTCGAGCGGGCGGTGGCCGACGCGGAGCTGCAGGCCGCGGTCGGCCGCGGCGCGCTGAGCCTGCGCGACTACGAGGACCTGGCCAGCTCGGTGTGGGGTGCCCGCACCCGGGGTGAGCTCGCCGCGGTCGTCGCCGATCTCGTGACCAGCCCCGAACCCTCCGTCGTGCCCGCGACGCCCACGACCCGGGAGCCCCTGCGGACGGTGGCCGTGATGTCGGAGTCCCAGTTCTCCGGGGCCGTGCTCCCCGGCCAACCGGTGCAGGCCACCGCGGTGATGGGCACGGTGGTGGTGGACCTGCGCCGCACCGACCTGCCGCACGACGTGCAGGTTCGGGCCGTGACCGTGATGGGCGAGGTCACGGTGCTCGTCCCCCGCGGGGTGCAGGTGCACCTGAGCGGGGCGGCGGTGATGGGCAGCCGCACCACCGACGTCGGGCCGGCCGAGCCCGGCGCCCCGGTGGTGACGGTGCGGGCCTCCGCCCTGATGGGCTCGGTCACGGTCTCGCACGGCTCCGGCGAGCAGGTCGCGGTGCCGGGGGTGGACCTGGAGAAGGGACGCGGCACGGTGGACCGCCGGCGGCCGCACCGCTCCGGCGGGTGGCCGCTCAAGCGGATCGTCACGGTGGTGGCGGTGGCCGCGGCGGCCTACGGGGCCGTGCAGGTGGCCGGGGCCGACCACACCACGGTCTTCGGCAGCGGCACCGTCACGCAGACCGGACCCGGCACCGTCGATGTCGGCGTGCTCTTCGGCAGCGAGGTGGTCGTGGTGCCCGACAACGCGGTGGTGAGCACCGAGGGAGGCATGGTCTTCGGCAGCACCACCTGCGACGCCGCGTGCGTCCCGGGCCGAACCGGTGGTCCGGCGATCACCGTGAAGGGTGCGGGTGCGTTCGGCCGCGTCCAGGTCCGCACGGCCAGCGAGGCCGCGGCCGATCGGAGCCACCGCTGAGCCGGGCTCGCCTAGTGTGTGCCCGAGCCCGCAACGCCGCGTGGCCGACCTCTCGCGCGTCGAAGGAGTCCGCAGGTGACGAACCTCGCCCAGAACCTGACCGCCAGTGCCGAGCGCCAGCCCGACGGGGTGGCCGTGCGACTGGACGACCTGGAGATCACCTACGCCGCGCTGGACGGCTCCACGGCGCACCTGGCCGGGCTGCTGCGCGCCAAGGGGGTCGAGCCGGACGACAAGGTCGCCATCTCGCTGCCCAACGTCCCGCCGTTCGCCGTCTGCTACTACGGCGCGCTGCGGGCCGGGGCCGTCGTCGTCCCGCTGAACCCGCTGCTCAAGGCCCGCGAGGTCGCCTACCACCTGTCCGACTCCGGGGCCAAGGTCCTCATCGCCTGGCACGACTTCGAGGACGCGGCCCGGGCCGGGGCCGAGGAGGCCGGGGCCGAGCTGGTGCTGGTGCGGCCCGAGGACTTCGCCGAGCTGGTGGGGGCGGCCGAGCCGTTCACCGAGGTCGTCGAGCGTGCCGACTCCGACACCGCCGTCATCCTCTACACCTCGGGCACCACCGGGAAGCCCAAGGGCGCCGAGCTCACCCACGCGAACCTGTCCTCCAACGCGCGGGTCGCCGCGGAGTCGCTGCTCGAGCTGGGCCCCGACGACGTCATCCTCGGGTCGCTGCCGCTGTTCCACGCCTTCGGCCAGACGTGCGCGCTGAACACGGCCGTGCTCTGCGGGGCCACCCTCACCCTGATCCCCCGCTTCGACCCGGCCAAGGCCCTCGAGGTGCTGCAGCGCGACGGCGTGACCGTCTTCGCCGGGGTGCCCACCATGTACGCCGCCCTGCTGCACCACCCGGACGGCGAGAGCTTCGACCTCTCCAGCCTGCGCACCTGCATCTCCGGCGGGTCCGCGATGCCCGTCGAGGTCATGCGCGCGTTCGGCGAGAAGTTCGGCGCGACCGTGCTCGAGGGCTACGGCCTGTCGGAGACCTCACCGGTGGCCTCGTTCAACCTGCCGACCATGGAGCGCAAGCCCGGCTCGATCGGCGTGCCCGTCGACGGGGTGGAGATGAAGCTGCTCGACCCGGACGGTGCGGACGCCGCCGAGGGCGAGGACGGCGAGATCGCGATCAAGGGCGAGAACGTGATGAAGGGCTACTGGGGCAAGCCCGAGGCCACCGCGGAGGCCATCGTGGACGGCTGGTTCCGCAGCGGGGACATCGCCCGCAAGGACGACGACGGCTACTACTACATCGTCGACCGCAAGAAGGACCTCATCATCCGCGGCGGGTACAACGTCTACCCCCGCGAGATCGAGGAGGTCATGTACGAGCACCCGGCCGTGGCCGAGGTGGCCGTCATCGGCATCCCGCACGAGAGCCTGGGCGAGGAGATCGGTGCGGCCGTGGCGCTCAAGGAGGGCCACTCGGTGACCGCCGAGGAGCTCATCGCACACGTCAAGCCCCTGGTGGCGGGGTACAAGTA contains these protein-coding regions:
- a CDS encoding Na+/H+ antiporter subunit E, with amino-acid sequence MTGLAVVVWLTAVWVLLWGTASVANVLGGVVVAVLIRLLLPLPVVPTEGRIRPLPVLRLAVRVAVDLVVSSADVAWLSVRPGGPPRTSITSVQLSTRSDLVLSLVVSLLNLQPGAVVLEVDAVQRRLYVHVLAVEHRDARPGDSNRRLRRSALRLEELLDRSFAAPRDPEPRDPEPHDLQEAP
- a CDS encoding DUF7282 domain-containing protein, which codes for MTLRHALVLVPAAACVLLASACSSDPGPASTAPAGSAASIGPSGPTVSGTDADAVQLVDQTGDGTTVTVAGVGAAEAGWIAVVDPSGAVVGSAAVPAGESRDVVVTLDPPLTATQGITAQLHRDVGDAAFDASTDPYVTGGDGGLVGADARYTVG
- a CDS encoding alpha/beta fold hydrolase; protein product: MNTFPDADVRLVHVDGLDIKVSVRGTGQPLLLIMGLGGNMGMWEPLERELVPRGFQTITFDAPGTGESTGWFLPRRMSAIARVVEHVLGALALGQVDVLGVSLGGAIAQQLTRQAPQLVRKLVLAATMPGVGGVPASPSVLLRMSTPRRYRDPEYFRQVAGTLYGGRSRSAEGSPVHHTAARFAAPPSWAGYAHQLYSIQGWSSLPWLHRLRQRTLVMNGDDDPIVPLANGRILAWRIPRAHLHVVHGGGHLFLLEEPEASAATIAQFLQA
- a CDS encoding PHA/PHB synthase family protein — its product is MGADSVDVAAPLDSLLVDAVFGPLRRFNPGMSGLRMAARLATRPQKLGRRVAGTAGELAKVAVGFSSVEPSAKDRRFAEQAWTDNAWLRRVLQTYLVTGQATKDLVGDAGLRWKDRERMTFVAENLVEALSPSNNPFLNPAALKAALDTGGTSYARGLRNFATDMAVKPRVPAMVDTSAFNVGQDLAITPGAVVLRTEVFELLQYTPTTETVRTAPMLLVPPTINKYYVADLAPGRSMVEHFVASGQQVFLVSWRNPSRKHAAWGLDTYVQAVLDAMDAVEQIAETDQQVLFSLCAGGIISSLTLGHLVNTGQEDRLSGFSLGVTLLDQSRAGLMSSVTSPELVRAAAAKSRADGYLDGRSLAAVFAWLRPGDLVWNYWVNNYLLGKQPPAFDVLYWNADTTRMAAELHADFLQLGLHNSLVTPGAVTVLGSPVDLSKVTVDSYVVAGIADHICPWASCYRSVHLLGGRSRFVLSTSGHIAALVNPPTNKKASYRVSDTTPTDPQQFLADNEPVQGSWWTDYVAWLGTHSGGSKPAPTSLGDAAHPVLAAAPGTYVFAT
- a CDS encoding Na(+)/H(+) antiporter subunit C, with the protein product MTANLGLLVVIGVLYSCGVYLLLERSVTRVLLGVLLLGNATNLLLLTAGGPAGDPALVGRFAEEGMADPLAQGMVLTAIVITMGLAAFVLALTYRAFTLTRADAIEDDPEDVTVAHRRRADAPDRDRSESARRGGDTAAGDRFGAAITKDVLIDTELPPLEGDTELAPLEGDTELAPLEGDTELAPLEGDEDDPGSRGGAHP
- a CDS encoding putative protein N(5)-glutamine methyltransferase, whose amino-acid sequence is MPGSVVERLRAAGCVFAEDEAELLVGAGGDLEALVARRVTGEPLEQVLGWAEFCGLRVPVEPGVFVPRRRTGLLVREAVALDPRVVLDLCCGTGAVGLAVVTALGASIELHPSVELHPSVELHPSVELHCADVDPAAVACARRAVAGVGGRVHLGDLDEPLPADLRGRVDVLVVNAPYVPTGAVALMPPEARVHEHRVALDGGVDGLDLHRRVAAVAPRWVRPGGSVLVETSERQALATAELLRRNGFRTRIVRDDELDATVAVGILRPRE
- a CDS encoding SRPBCC family protein, with translation MRTVSDEVLVAATPEALYALVSDPSQMRRWSPENTGASTTGSLPVGAEFDGTNRRGRRRWVTRAVVTAADPGSRFAFRVHRIGLGRPLVPARNASWEYRLTPVDGGTLVTETWTDDRPWPDTLVRAFDTVATGTTFAAFQRGNIRRTLDRLKADAEQG
- a CDS encoding monovalent cation/H+ antiporter complex subunit F; translation: MTVIYGVSGVCLLLAATLTMVRMLRGPSSLDRVVAVDVLVAIAIGGMVTYSAATGSSSLVPAIVALTLLAFVGSVSVARFRVRDET
- the mnhG gene encoding monovalent cation/H(+) antiporter subunit G, which gives rise to MSSALDLLGAALVLVGALLALAAAIGVLRFPDTLSRMHAATKPQTLGMVLTLLGAILALRGDVHVWMLLLAIVFQLVTAPVVAQRVGQVAYQEGCLREDLLDGDELAAAELSDDR
- a CDS encoding Na+/H+ antiporter subunit D, yielding MTALDTATLAPLPVLLPLLGAAACLVVGRRPQVQRAISVTVLTTVLAVVVTLLLLADRDGTTAVQVGGWVAPVGITLVVDRLSALMLVVASTVLLAVLVFAIGQGVRDGDERQPVSIFQPTYLVLAAGVANAFLAGDLFNLYVGFEVLLAASYVLLTVGGGADRIRAGVSYVVVNLTSSVVFLVGIALVYAATGTLNMAQLSVRLAGVPEGTRNAMFCVLLVAFALKAAVFPLSAWLPDSYPTAPAPVTAVFAGLLTKVGVYAIIRTQTLLFPGGALNGVLMVAALLTMLVGILGAIAQNDVKRLLSFTLVSHIGYMVFGIALGTRAGLSGAIYYVAHHIVVQTALFLVVGIIERQGGTASLRRLGGLAATSPVLGGLYLVAALNLGGIPPFSGFLGKVALLQAGVADGSVLAWALVVGSVVTSLLTLYVVARVWTKAFWRSREDAPEGHLADSGEIEPGEGSSGDVALAQRSRVGRIPLGMLAPTVAMIGVSLLLTVLAGPIIGITDRAADDLRDPSVYVQTVLGPDGAR